Within the Vicia villosa cultivar HV-30 ecotype Madison, WI unplaced genomic scaffold, Vvil1.0 ctg.001778F_1_1, whole genome shotgun sequence genome, the region tcagtttCTGAATTTGATTATTCATAATCGTGTTTGCGGAGAGATGGAATCCGGAGACTTCCTCATTTCATCTTCCTCACGGTAAGATTATCATCACTCTTGATTATGTGGCATGTCTCCTGTATCTACCTATAAGGGGTACCCTCCTTGGTCACGGTAGGCTGACGAAGGAGGAAGCTATGGAGATGCTGATTGCTGAGCTAGGGTGCGATTTGGATGACGCACTTAAGGAGGTGGACAGGACTCGCGGGGATCGACTATGCTTATCGGATACATCAtgtatccatgagtacaactaggGAGCGGCTGTATTGGTGTACAGTTACTACGGACTCTGAGAGGGATGCCTGTGGAAGGCAAGGACAGTGGCAGACAGTTGTACCCttttagtggtaacaatcttatccctttctacttattatatatttatgataGTAAATTAAAATAACCGTGTTTTTTTCAGGCTTGGATACTGCAGCACTTCCCATACATTATTGGCTAGGGAGAGGTGTCGAACTACACTAGGCTCATGCCGCGTGCTAGTAAATTCATCCCCCGCATAGGGAACCAAGTGTTGGATTCTTACAGGCGCGGACTTGATCGCATGGCTGTCGAGGACGTACGTTATGACTGCTATGCTGAGCATCGGGAGACGGTTCCCTTTGATTAGATAGCACTATATTCTGGATGGCTGGCCGCCAGCTCGACCATCATTGTACGTTATTTTCCGGAGCGCGTCATGCGTCAGTTTGGCTACGCAGGGATGATACCTCGCGACCCTATAGTCTCCGCTCCTATCAACATGACCCGTCGGTAgttagatgaggtctttgcatactgggagcatcacatggttcTCGAGGAGGCTCGGGCGACGAGAGCAGAGAGGGACTGGAGCTGCGTCGAGAGGTACATCACCTGGTACTACGGGGTGTCACACTCGTTCATGCTGCCCGCTGCACCTGGAGATCCGTCTAGACTATCCCACAAGGAGATTCTGCAAGCTCATCAGGCTGAGTTGTACCATACTCACGATCTTCTTTCTCGGTGTCGTCAGATAGCTGACACGGGCCTAGGAGCCATTGCAGATGGTTTATTCCCTAAGGGGTCTGCGGAGAGGCGTGTGGTGGATGTTATGGTTAGGCTGGCACAAGAGGCATTTCTATACCGTAGAAATCGTGCCAGGACTGGTGGGACACTTGACGCTAGAGGCGAAGCCAGGAGAGGGCGTGGTGGACGTAGAGGCGGAGGCGGGGCCAGAGATAGAGGAGAGCAACATGATGATGTTCGGCACACACAGTAGTGATGcctctgttttttttttatgtttgtatttaTTTGATGATGTATGTGTTACTTATGTTACTTTGATGATGTATTCTACATTATGACCGACATTATTTATACGATGAATTTTTTTTGGTTTACCTACTATTGTATTTAAAATGCATTACTTTAATTTTGCATTTTCGTAACCAAAATTAAATTTTGGAATGAAATGAACATGCTTTGAAAATATAGCAGACTGTTccataggtgcatctacggaacactcgATTTTCATTacgttctgtagatgcatctacggaaggctTCCTCAACTGAAATCAtttgcttccgtagatgtacctacggaagaaaacactttttttttccaaaatatggGTGTTTCCGGAAGTGCATATACGAAAGCAGAGGGAAAAAATGAAATTTTGCTCGGTCTGTAAGAGATTTATGGAGTGCATTGAGATATTGTCtattaaaaaacattatttataccatgtattttatttttttgatttacctACTATTGTATTTAAAATGCATTACTTTAATTTTACATTTTCATAACCAAAATTAAGTTTTGGAAACAAATGAACATGCTTTGAAAATATAGCAGattgttccgtaggtgcatctacggaacacttGATTTGCACcacgttccgtagatgtatctacggaagactTCCTCAACtgaaatcatttgcttctgtggatgtacctacggaagaagacacatttttttttaaaatataagtgTTTTCGAAAGTGTATCTACGAAAGCAGagggaaaaataaaattttgtgcGGTCTATAAAAAATTTATAGAGTGCATTGAGATGTTgtctattaaattaataatatacggtcttaaattaataataaataaataaataaagcttTTATTCATCACACAAATTTTACGGATGAGTAATCACGGGTCCTACAAATTCAAAGTAGTGAAGTGAAGACATAGTCAAACATGTCATGCTTGAAATTTCGTTATCACGTAATGAAATATTCAACGGATTTTGAAAGCATGATTATAATCAAAACATGTCACATGTGATAATGTCATATAACTTTTTCAATaaaacatttttgaaaagaaattaatcaaataaagaaaaatagacCGACCAGTGCAATAAGTTTTAAAGTGTCTTATAATATGTctttttgtaatatttatttatttatttattttatataatttgtcatttagtattataaataacatatatttttattaaaacatatttaGAGGAAACTATACTCCCTTCTCTTATATCAATTTAAATAACACTAACAttcattctaaatttaaaatacacGTTAAGCTCCTATGTTATGATTTTTCATTTATGTTAGTTGTAAGAGTATGTTATGATTcagaattatttattttttatatttaaaatgtgTGAAAACTTTGTTTAATCAGATGTTTTGAACGTAAGTAGGGATGACAAAACAGATCTAATTTGCCGAATATATCATTACCTGCACTTTTTTGCAGTGCGACATGTCTGccccattttgtttcattttttattgGTGTGAGAATtaacataaatatttataatttttaaactttTAGAGATACGATATCTGTGGATCTATCCGCCTCGTCTTTTTTTTAGGGCAAGTCAAAATTTTAGACCAGTATCCTCAACTATGTTCATTTTGTTGattctattttttatgaatttttgacGAACATATCTAAATGGACGGACATTTGTCATCCTACTGCGCTACCAAGCTACCAATTGATCTGAATTAACTAAATATaaactatttaattttaattttagtttttacttGTTTAAATAGATGTTTTAGTCTCAAGTAAAGATGCGTCTGAAGTGTGAAGTGCTTGTCACAttctatttcattttttacaggtacaaaaattaacataaattttataatttttaaattttacacatGCGGCATATGTGAATCTGCCCTTCtcgcttttatttttttaaggtaAGTTAAAGTTTTAGACCAATACCATCAACTATGTTTGCTTTGTtcgttttattttttatgaatttttgacGAACATATCTAAATGGGCGGATATGTCCATTTGTCATCCTTCGGCGCTATCAATTGATTTGAATTAACTAAAtataaacaatttaattttaaaaaaatatatcattttaccACTAAAATCGGCATGATGAATTTTTTTGTGCTCAAATTAAATGAAACTTTTACAATCATAAAACGAGTTCAATTGCTAATCAAAAGCCAACAAAGGCAACCAAGAAGAGCACATGTCAAGTTTCAAATTCCCAATAAATACCCCACCAACCAAGACTTCCAAAGTCCACACAAAAAATCATGTACACACACACAACACATACATACAAACAAACTAGTTTACTTCAACCCCATGTCTTTTCCATCCCACCTCCAATTTCTTCTCCCCTCTCATCATCACAAGTCCCACTTCCTCTCCCCTCCTTCACTCTCATTCGTCCACTCCAATATCTTACTCTCATTAGGGTCAAAAAGAAAACTTAAACACATTCAATACAAGAAAAAGAGACCATCTTTTTGCATGATTGTTTTTCAAGGCTGTTTTTAAGGCTTTTGCATTTATTAGGGTACCCGACCAAAAAAGAGGACCCTAccataaaagaaaaatgaaactcTTCAATGTTTGAGAGTGTTGTACTTTCTTCTCTTTTCAAATCGTGAATGAGTGGATTTATTGATCTTATCTTATATGCCATCAACCTAGTTTGACTTGTTTTAGCAACCAAACTTTGCTACTTATTAAATGATGTGTTGAATTCATTATTAAGGTTCATAATTATCTTAACTTTAGTATCATGATTTTCTATTTTTGTGGCAATTAAATTAGTTACAACCACGTTAGTCCCATTTGCCAGCATTTTAATTACTCTCCATCAATATTGTATTTGCCAGCATTTTAATACTCTCCTTCAATATTGCATTTATATTATCAACACATTGTTtaaaaattttacaattttaatttcCCATGCATTAATtacatatatttttcaaaaaataatttacatttttaaacTCTAGAATGTTCAAGAGAGACTCgttaacatttttaaaataaaaaataaaatatagaagaTTTTGACCTATGTACATGCGTTTGGTCGaaagtttaaatttaaaattttttatttttcaacaaaTCATGTGTAAATATTGTCGACAGCctcttttgaataaaaaattaatatttaatatatgtaaaataaattaaaattgttaattaaaaatattttttatttgttaattaaaattgctaacaaaaatattttttataattatatattaatgtataaaaaattatataaaaaattttaaaaaacttattaAATGTAACTTTTTTCCTAATGATTGGTGAATAGACCGATGGTGCTATTCTTGCAATATATCAAAAAAATCTTAAATTttatactaaaaataaataattaaaaaaacatgtcTTATATTacaaatcaattttataaaaatagttaaaaactatATCTAAAAGCATATTAACTCGGATTACTTTCAATTAAATACTATGATAGGGTATATTTATCAACCcactaaataaataatacaattataaaaatagaaaagggaatatatgtaaatatatttacaaatgtTATCCAATAAAAGACAtgtatttaatcaaatcattttttaaaatttttaaattttgatatgattggataaatttaaaaaatttaatcataTTTATTAATACTCTCTCTGTCTTTTAAATAGATGTTCGCTTTGACATTTTCACACCagataataataattgtattaattttaatgataaaataaatatcatttatttaaataaccttattaataataatgaGTAAAACAGTTATATaatgtaaaataatataataaataaaagtaagttaataaaaataaataataaatattatattaatattttaaagaaacaaataatttataataaataaaaataaaaaatgacactTATTATAAAATATTGCCATATTGATTTATATTAACACTCCATTGTCTTTAAACTCTAAAAATACTATGTgtatgtttggtttggcttttagAAAACCCAAAAACAATTCTATAGGTGTGGAATTGATTCTAGATGATTTTAAGATCTCAGGTTaggcaaaagtagaattgattctgtctctAGAATTAATTCTACTTGaagttagaatttgtagcttctgcctccagaattgattatggataatttttacactgtaatttattgtttaactcacatttacataaatatatccaaacataaatcaattttaaTAAACTCAATTCTAATAAAGTCAATTTTATCAAACTCAATTCTATTAGATTCAATTTTATTTAccgtcaatccaaacacacctTATCTCATTTTGACAATAAATTAGATCATATAAAAATCTAATACACTACACGTTCACACATTCAAAACAACTAAGACGATTATATCAAAGATAAGATCATACATTCATACTTACATCAATGtatgtttaaattttttacaGATGAACCTCAACATAACAATCTCAAATTTATCAAATGCATGAATGCCTCAACTTATGACCAAAATAACCCCATACAATCCTGGTCCAATACAAAGTACTACAAAATAAAATCCAATGAATAGCTATAAAACACATCACAAACTCTTACAGGAAAAGAGTAAAGATTCCTTCCCCATTCCACAACTCTTAACTTGACAGCTAGCCCAAACCTCCTTTACCAATATgatcacactctctctctctagaATCCTAATCTTCTCTCTCTAGAAAGAGAAAATGACTGCATTGATCAGCAGTACAGAGTTTATTAATGCTACTAATTATGAATGCCGTCGACCTAAAGTAACTGAACTGCCTCACCCATTTCAATTCCTCATTAACTATTATTCACACCCCCAACTACCCTTAAATACTAAATACACCCTCCTATTTCACTCAATCCATAGATCCTATTTCTTTCAAATTTACTCCcaccattttttattataagttactttgaaaaaaaatttaaatataagtcattttataatttcaacgaataattaataatattttacgtattatattattaaatatttattattgtcttttttcaattatgtaaatttatcttCTACATATCAATAATGAAAGACAATTCTATAACAATCTTCATAATTTTTGTAAATGTGAAAAatataaaacgacttataataaaaagggttaaatatgtttctagtccctataaaattacaaaaaattacttgtagtccttataaaaaaattcgacttttagtccctataactTTTAGTCCCTCTACATGGACTAAAAGTGACTGTAAAAGtaattttatatgaattaaaagtaaattttttttatagggactaaaaattaaaattgagatatttatagaaccAGAAACttatttaaacttaataaaaaaatattaattaaccataatttactttttcaaattttacattttCCCCCTAATAATATTCAAggtaaaaaaaaatcatactaaaaaacaaaacaaaaatattattcaattcaattctcttccATAAAATAAAACAGTACAAATCAATCCCTTTCAATTTCATCAGCAACAACAATGCcagtaaaaattaaaataaaaaaaaaaagtaaaaaaaaaataaagaaaaattcaagATGCAGAATAAGGACCTGAACCCCTAGGAGAAGTCGTAGGAAAAAGAGGAAGCAAACGAGGTTCAGACTCTCTGGGAGTTGAAACCGGTGAAGGATGTAAAAAGAATCCCTTCTCTTTAATGGCTTTATCTTCAGCTTCCGCGTTCAAGCAAGAGCTTCTGGAGGGTCCGGATCGGTCAAACGGGTCGGGTATAAGAGGTGTGACAGGGCTAAGAACAAGAGAAGGAAAATCTAGGATGCTAGGTGAGAGGATCTCTTGTTTGGTACGAGGTGAGAAAGATGTGTTGTTGGAGAAAATGGGTAGTAATGGGTTGATGTTGAGGTTTTTGTGAAGTGAGTTTCTTCTTTCGTAGAGTTTGAAACCGGATTGGTGTTGTTTTTTGGGGATGGTGTTGATTGGTggaatgttattgttgttgttgaggtGGTTGTGGTTGTGGTGGTTTGGTTTGGAGGAAGAGGAGGATGCTTGTTTTGATGTTTCCGAGGAACCGGTTAACATTTGGACAACTTGTTTGAACGAGGTTGTGTCTGCTTGAACGAACGTTGTTGGGTATGGGTTACCGGGTTCGGATCTTGTGATGGGTCTTGGGGAGGGGAGTTGGGTTTTGGGGGAAGGGAGAGAAGATGGGGTTTGGTCTTCTTGGTATCTCATGGAAATGGAATCCATGGAAGAAAGGAGGAGGAAGGAAGAGAGAAGAAAGTTGAGAAGTAAAGAGTGTTAAATAGAATAGAGTAGTGTAGAGTGTAGAATAGAATAATGAGATGCGACTTTGGTTACTTggttttgttttgacataacatgttgcataatcacatgtttatattaaaagatattttgtaaaaaaaatgatttaaaagatGTTTATACAAATATTAGTTTTACTAATTTTTATGAAGTAGTCATTCTTTTATCAATTTACATGTATTACTCTTAACATGTCCGTCCCGTTTAGAATTACTTGTAAGAATCTAAAAGAAAATGACAATTAACGGAGCAGACGACACTGATTTTGACATGTAGATCTAAAATTTTGACATTATCTGAAAAAGTAAAGACCGGTTGGGTGGTTCGACAACACTGGTTTTTTAAAGGgtaaaaactataaaaattatataaatatttgctTTCAGAAAAAAATGGGGTGGAGTGGACGAATACATTAAAAAATACGAATTTAAAACtttgattcttttcaaaaaaaattttggCAAAATAGGCATTTCTGACAAGTCCGACATAGTTTTACCACCTCTAATTAGTTTCAAAAGTCGAACATCAAAAAAAGACTTAAATATGTGTTATAAGTTGAATAATTTTTACTTTACAAACCAATTTTCGTTAGTTGATTTGGTGGTGATTGATGTTGGAGTTAATAGTGAATATTGCGATTCAATTCCACGTAACTGCAATCGAGAAGAGACTAAAATCACTTAATAGCATAAGTGACCTTCAAACTAAGCGTGTGTTTGGGTCTGAGgtggaaaaaattgattttgagtgaattgattATGTAAAACTGATTCTGGATAAAAGTGAGTTAAAAGTAAAGTCATTTATGTTTGGAGAAATTTTTGTAAAAGTGAGTTTAACAATAAATTTTAGGGTAAAAATCACGTTTAAAAATTGCATTTGAtcaaaagctacaaattctaacttcaagtagaatcaattctgaaaAGCAAAATCAATTATGTTCGAAATCAACTAAACACGTCAAAATCAATTGTAGAcgtccataatcaattctagatGTCTAACGTAAAaccaaatataaattaattagtcATTCAAGAAGACTGGATACGGTAAGAAAACCCAAAAAAATTGTATTAGATTCGACTagagtttaattttaaattaattaattcatgtCAAAACTTTACTAGTCATTATGTAGTTGGGAATCaaattgttaaaattaaaataccaTATGTTTTTGAATTTAGAGTTGATACTCTCATTGTGGAGTGTAGACTGTAGATGCTCCTACTCACTAGGTATGTATAATTGTATAGCTAGTCTATCGAGAGATTAATACCACTAGTACTACAATGTTTATTTGCCTAacatattttttgtttgtttgtgaaGGAGTTAAGTTAACGTGTACATTCTTAATTATTCTTTAAACACCTAAGTTGACTAATCAAGTTTCTCTCGTGACCTTTGCGTGTATTTTTGGTATGTTCTTTGTctaggaaaaaaaattaaaatgtattcttcgctaaaacaattttaaaatggttttgtagtccagaaaaaattgaaatattagtaaaaatatatatgattttagaaattttgtttttaaaattagttATCATATTATTATTGACTTAATTTTTGTTAGAATTTGAAATACTCTTTAGTGAACAATAGAAAGTTTGAATATAGAAAGTttgaatgagagagagagaggataggAGAGATCACTATTGGGTAATTTTGGAGAGCCAAAGTCACCATaattttgaaattgaaaaatCAATCTAATATTCTATCTCATCTCaatgttttttataaaataacaattttttaaaataaagataTATACTTTGAAATACATTCAattgtatttaattttatttttatatttttaatttaaagtgaTTTAATGAAATTGAGGGTGagaattttctatttcattaaTCAACCATAACAAAGATAATTCTAGAGTATACAAGTgattaggggtgctcgcggtgcggctTGAgcagttttgacgaaaaaaatcatccgaaccgcaagagaaaaaataatgcagtttggtttgattcggttggcttttaaaaaaaatccgaaccaaaccaaaccaaactaatgcggtttggttccgttcggttggttcggttttttacaaatattttattgagccatacatacacatatagatgataacataattttgtatttatacattcatacactatcaaataacaacaaaactcgtcatattttgacaacaattttccatttaatatgtaaaaattaaattagacaaaagtggaatattaaacataaaataatagcataaaacaatataaaaattattataacgaaacaaaaaaatagaagagacgaaagattagtgaaagtgaacaagaaaaaaagtgttgagagattagagaagaagatatgcgataaaaacgaaactgaaatacggaacatttacataaaaatgagaaggtgaaaaagaaagaatataagagagtagagattatagaagaagagggaagatgaatgtggcaaagaaggtgcgataatgttattaaagattttagaagatcgagactaaaattatatgtgtaaggatgagaaaattgttcgtaatcataatgctaatgtataataagtttaagtttgggttggatgtgagttagtaaaatttaggttgtaacatagtgcggtttgattcggtttggttcggtttacaaaatacaaaccgcaaaccgaactgaaccgtgcggttttgtaaaaactgacccaaactaatccgaaccaaatgcggttttttgcggtttcggtttggtttggtttgcggttttctattgggttggtttggttttgatcacccctacaaGTGATTGGGATgcaaaataacaaattaaataagagaaaaactaaaaaCTCAGACATGTAATCGGTTACAAAAACTTGTAATCGATTACAactactaataataaaaaaactcacAAACAGCTGGAACAGATTACTGTGattgtgtaaccggttacgccaactcGAAAAGTATATTTTTTCAGCTTAATTGACTTATTTTGATGTCTGTAACCAATTACACATTCGtgttaaccggttacaccaacttgaaatataaaaaattcTTAATACACCACCTTAATTTAAGTGTTTCAAGTCTTCTATCTCTatgctcatcttcaaccttttgaaCACTTCAATTATGATCCTCTTAGTTAACAAATCAGTCACTTGGTCTTCACTTCTACTATATCACAATCTCAACTTTCCTTCACTAACAAGTTCCCTCAAGTAGTGAAAACGCATCTCAATATACTTGCTCTCCCCATGTGCAATTGGGTTCTTATCAAGATTAATAGCGAAAATGTTATCAGCCAATAATGTTATAGCATCACCTTCATTGTTGTCCAGATCCTTCAATAAATTCTTCAACCACATGGCTTGGCACACACACAACGAAGTGACAATATACTTGGCCTCACAAAGCGAGAGTGCCATTACCGATTCCTTCTTCGAACACAATGAGATTGGTGTTCCACCGAATATAAAGATGTATCCAGTGATATGATTTCAAAGTGTGCTATTTTAGAAATAGAAGCATATCTTACCTCGAATTTTCTTAAAATTGAGGGAAAAGAGTtcaagaaccattctttttattatattatttatttgtaaaCTAAATGATCTATCCCATCGGTTTATTAATAACTGAGGGATAAAAAAAATCAggttttactataaaagcacttcTTAATTTTTTTACTCTTATCCTAACTCGTATGCATTATTCTTCTATAATTTCGATCATCTTTATCTCCGCACCAATTGCAATCGATAAAATAGAGTAAATTTCATTTTCTGCCCGTATCCGCTACGAGAAAGAGAATTCATCAGTTAATAGAACCTTTGACGTATCTTAGAATCCTTTTGACAACTGTCAAGTGAGACACCTTcagtctctccatgaatctactgaCAATACCGACACTAAAAGCCAAATTCGATCATGTATTGCACAAGTAATGCAAAGATCCAATCAGCCTCTTATAGGGAGTTGAATTTACCTCTTGCCCATCCTCATTGTTATACAATTTTAACCTTGGTTCAGTTGGAGTAATGACAACATTGTAATGCTTcatttcaaacttcttcaatatctCAAAAGCATATCTTCCTTGGTGCATGAGTAGTCCCTTTTTGAACTTGTGAAACTCAATGCCAAGGAAgtatatattgttagaacaagatttggttctgtaATAATacctctgagttttgatgataacaatgagtatgtttgtatgaaaaattttggtactctaataagtcttattttaaatatttaacaaATAGGTTCTGCATATAATGAAAGGCGCAACCAAACCATCCGAAGTAACCAAGTTCTGTTTCTGTGCTACACAAGTTCTGTTGAACAGTAGCAAATCACTTCAGAAGGCTCTGAAGTTGTGATTCTAATACTCTATCAAAGAAACCAAGTTCTGAAGATATGAAGATAGAAGTTCTGAGGAACAATCTAGATGCTGAAGACTTATGTTTCTGAAGATAAATggtactgaagaccaagtgctgaagacgcAGTTCTAAAGaatctgaagacttgaagttttatgacccaaggtTTATTTTCTTTCTGTTAACGTGGTACATAGTACATGGTACGACCAAATGTTTAGCTCTACTACCATGAAAGGACGGACGCGTCACACGATCTTGTCCCCCACGTTGTTTCAAGCTGCTAGCTTTCTAGAAATTCCAAGAATGCCCTTCaatgaatatattattttatttggctATAAATAGGCTTGAAGACTTAAAGAGAAGGCTGCTCACTTTACACGCTCATACTTTCTTAAAAGACTGTTCATAAGCTCCTTATTCTTTTAGTCCATACTCTCAAATTATTGTTTACTACCAGCTTATGTAGAAGCCTTATTTTGTAAACAAACATCTTTTCAAGTTGTAGTTTGTTTGTTCCTTAAGGGATCAATTGGTCAAAATCCTTGAGAAGTCTAAGATTAGTGTGTCTTAGAGTTTGTAAGTGAGTCACTCGCAGGTAGCTTGTGCATTGTAATAATCTTGAGATTATTAGATTAGGACCTTGTTGATAAGgggaaatcaccttggcgggtgaacTTGATTAGCTTGAtatttttcaagtgaactagtataaatatTCCTTGTTCTTTCCTTATTGCATTTTTATCTCTCTTATCAATAGTGAAGTTTTAAAACGGAGATTTTCTTAGAGAAAAGTTGTGTGTTAAAAaccttattcaaaccccctttttAGTATTTTTCACACCTTCATATACTGAGGCCAAGGTCGGTTATCTCGAATTGTTTCATAAGTTCACTCTTGAAGTTAGAAATACACTTTTCGCCGC harbors:
- the LOC131636541 gene encoding VQ motif-containing protein 4-like encodes the protein MDSISMRYQEDQTPSSLPSPKTQLPSPRPITRSEPGNPYPTTFVQADTTSFKQVVQMLTGSSETSKQASSSSSKPNHHNHNHLNNNNNIPPINTIPKKQHQSGFKLYERRNSLHKNLNINPLLPIFSNNTSFSPRTKQEILSPSILDFPSLVLSPVTPLIPDPFDRSGPSRSSCLNAEAEDKAIKEKGFFLHPSPVSTPRESEPRLLPLFPTTSPRGSGPYSAS